From the Cryptomeria japonica chromosome 2, Sugi_1.0, whole genome shotgun sequence genome, one window contains:
- the LOC131058631 gene encoding pentatricopeptide repeat-containing protein At4g02750-like: MQNPFKDAIHVVFTSHNATNLQLLQSCIAKNTIGKLFYFNINNRGFTDFTNTLFQNTLINMYGKCGNLMDARKVFDHMIGRDSFSWNTVIAAYQRHGFPQEALTLFSQMQGTVIQCDQFTFGSILAACAKMGALEQGTEIHKAIIESGLLLDVIVGTALTDMYVKCGSMMKARELFDKMPHRNVASWNAMISGYAQNGVLDEAVRLFKEMPQQNVISWNTMIAGYAQNGFLVEALRLFKEMPQRNVVSWIAIIAGYAKNGFLEMALDVFKQMQSVNVKPNPATFAIVLPVCAKMGALKQGMEIHQKIIESSFFSNVIIKTALMDMYAKCGSIKKSRKLFDKINHPNVISWTGIIAGYAQNGFLDEALRLFIEMPQRDVVAWNAIIAGYAQNGLVEEALQKYEKMQMADVNPNAATFASLLPACVEIGALEQGMEIHQRIIKTGFSLDIVVVTTLIDMYAKCGSIQKAHELFDKMPQRSLVSWNAMIAGYTQNGLLDKALRTFKDMPQRNVLSWNLMIVGYAQNGFLEEAITLFKGMPQKDVVSWSAIISGHAQNGFVLEALEIFKESQQAGVEPNSAIFASILPACTKLGALEHCKEVHLKIIEHGFLSDVVVVNALIDMYAKCGNIRKARGLFDKTHQPNVVSWTVMVAGYAMHGYSTHALKLFELMKQSGTNPDHISFISVLFACSHAGLVDEGCKYFKCMSDSYCIMPAMDHYACIVDLLGRANYLEESLNFIIKMPIKPDVVVWMCLLGSCRSHKSIELGKFTAALLSEFDPRNATPHVLLSNINAELGRWGEVQKIREMVKHRGIKKIPGCSWIEVQNMVHTFCVGDTSQPHAQETYSNLGELSWETKATGYSG; the protein is encoded by the coding sequence ATGCAGAACCCTTTCAAGGATGCTATACACGTCGTGTTTACTTCACATAATGCTACAAATCTTCAATTATTGCAGTCCTGCATCGCCAAGAATACTATAGGAAAGCTATTCTACTTTAATATCAATAACAGGGGATTTACAGATTTCACAAACACTCTTTTTCAGAATACACTTATCAACATGTATGGCAAATGCGGAAATTTGATGGATGCTCGCAAAGTTTTTGACCACATGATTGGACGAGATAGCTTCTCATGGAATACCGTAATTGCAGCATACCAGAGGCATGGCTTTCCTCAGGAGGCATTGACATTGTTTAGCCAAATGCAAGGAACGGTTATCCAATGCGATCAGTTCACTTTTGGCAGCATCCTcgcagcctgtgccaaaatgggagctttagaacagggAACAGAGATACATAAAGCAATAATTGAAAGTGGGCTTTTGTTAGATGTTATAGTTGGGACTGCATTGACAgacatgtatgtaaaatgtggaagtATGATGAAGGCACGCGAGttgtttgataaaatgcctcaCCGGAATGTGGcgtcatggaatgcaatgatttctggatatgcacaaaatggtgtTCTTGATGAAGCTGTAAGGCTTTTCAAAGAAATGCCTCAACAAAATGTTATCTCTTGGAataccatgattgcaggatatgcacaaaatggttttCTTGTGGAGGCTTTAAGGCTTTTCAAAGAAATGCCTCAACGAAATGTGGTTTCATGGATTGCAATCATAGCGGGATATGCtaaaaatgggtttttagaaatggCTTTGGATGTttttaagcaaatgcaatcggtAAATGTAAAACCCAACCCAGCAACCTTTGCCATTGTCCTTCCAGTGTGCGCCAAGATGGGAGCTTTAAAACAGGGTATGGAGATCCATCAAAAAATTATTGAAAGCAGTTTCTTTTCCAATGTTATAATCAAGACTGCCCTAatggacatgtatgcaaaatgtggaagtatcAAGAAGTCAcgcaaactatttgacaaaataaaTCATCCAAATGTGATCTCCTGGACTGGAataattgcaggatatgcacaaaatgggtttCTTGACGAGGCTCTAAGGCTTTTTATAGagatgcctcaaagagatgtggtTGCATGGAATGCAAttattgctggatatgcacaaaatgggctTGTTGAAGAAGCTTTGCAGAAATATGAAAAAATGCAAATGGCGGATGTAAATCCAAATGCAGCCACCTTTGCCAGCCTCCTCCCAGCGTGTGTGGAAATAGGAGCTTTAGAACAGGGAATGGAGATCCATCAAAGGATAATCAAAACTGGATTTTCATTGGATATTGTAGTTGTGACAACCcttatagacatgtatgcaaaatgtggaagcatacagaaggcacatgaactatttgacaaaatgcctcaacgaAGTTTGGTTTCATGGAATGCGATGATTGCTGGATACACACAAAATGGTTTACTTGACAAAGCTTTAAGGACCTTTAAAGATATGCCTCAACGAAATGTGCTCTCATGGAATTTGATGATTGTAGGGTATGCACAAAATGGTTTTCTTGAGGAGGCTATAACGCTTTTCAAAGGAATGCCTCAAAAAGATGTGGTTTCATGGAGTGCAATCATTTCTGGACATGCACAGAATGGGTTTGTTCTAGAGGCCTTAGAGATTTTTAAGGAATCGCAACAGGCAGGTGTAGAGCCAAACTCAGCGATCTTTGCCAGCATCCTTCCAGCTTGCACCAAACTTGGAGCTTTGGAACACTGTAAGGAGGTCCATTTAAAAATAATCGAACATggatttttgtcagatgttgtagttgtaaatgcgctgatagacatgtatgcaaaatgtggaaacatacgGAAGGCGCGTGGGCTGTTTGACAAAACACATCAACCGAATGTGGTGTCATGGACTGTGATGGTTGCAGGATATGCAATGCATGGCTATAGCACACATGCTCTCAAACTCTTTGAATTAATGAAACAGTCTGGAACCAATCCTGATCATATAAGCTTTATTAGTGTTTTATTTGCATGCAGCCATGCAGGTCTAGTGGATGAGGGTTGTAAATACTTCAAATGCATGAGTGATTCTTATTGCATTATGCCTGCAATGGATCATTATGCATGCATAGTTGATCTTTTGGGCCGAGCTAACTACCTTGAGGAATCGCTGAACtttatcatcaaaatgccaattaaACCTGATGTAGTTGTGTGGATGTGTTTGCTTGGCTCCTGTAGGTCACATAAAAGTATAGAGCTAGGAAAATTTACGGCTGCACTCCTTTCTGAGTTTGATCCTCGAAATGCTACACCTCATgttcttctatctaacattaatGCAGAATTGGGAAGGTGGGGCGAGGTCCAAAAGATAAGAGAAATGGTGAAACATAGAGGAATTAAAAAGATACCCggatgtagttggattgaagtCCAAAACATGGTGCATACTTTCTGTGTAGGAGACACATCACAACCGCACGCACAGGAGACATATTCAAATTTGGGGGAATTGTCTTGGGAGACGAAGGCAACAGGATATTCTGGATAG
- the LOC131873701 gene encoding uncharacterized protein LOC131873701 gives MGIAKEVIQRARERNILKDEDMVKPMKTKPETLSPKPRQTRKSTPSSGAQKPIPPPKPQSKPSSGAKKRKKGKPRRFYVATIAEVETKSDEAVREVKKSATTARVVKMQPSGESQRSKKPRVEVEQSDITLKQVKETITEQGNLKFLSQFYDRLDEKGKRSLEEATIVYLNKYSRALIEIASEVPKKIYDILDLRKETARIEKERIREYELVQLCRVIAKTKVDKILKENKERFRSKTKVNKIMIGKNEDVHKETQEILREILKKYEYDVVPEKSQEIVQKSIPKVLEMPPIGDGPKTAKPDEQTNEQVTVADDIDDSQNIVDSGEAAQNPLVMTVELEKKVEEVGNEKGEDTKMEEKEKDEDKDEQVLMTRDTMESEKGQANNKQQKSHPRNYKS, from the coding sequence ATGGGAATTGCAAAGGAGGTGATTCAAAGAGCTAGAGAGAGGAACATCTTGAAAGATGAAGATATGGTCAAACCAATGAAGACCAAACCGGAAACTCTTTCACCAAAGCCAAGGCAAACAAGGAAATCAACACCTTCCTCTGGTGCTCAAAAGCCTATCCCACCACCAAAGCCTCAATCCAAACCATCCAGTGGAGCTAAGAAGAGGAAAAAAGGGAAACCAAGAAGATTTTATGTGGCAACCATTGCGGAAGTGGAGACTAAATCAGATGAAGCAGTGAGAGAGGTCAAGAAGAGTGCTACTACTGCCAGGGTTGTCAAGATGCAACCATCCGGAGAAAGTCAGCGTAGCAAGAAGCCAAGAGTTGAAGTTGAACAATCCGACATAACTCTTAAGCAAGTGAAGGAAACAATAACAGAACAAGGTAATCTcaaatttctttctcaattttatgATCGATTGGATGAGAAAGGGAAGAGATCACTAGAAGAGGCTACAATTGTATATTTGAATAAGTATAGCAGGGCACTTATAGAAATTGCATCTGAAGTTCCTAAAAAAATTTATGATATTTTGGATTTGAGAAAAGAAACTGCTAGaatagaaaaggagagaataaggGAATATGAGCTAGTGCAACTCTGTCGGGTAATTGCCAAGACAAAAGTTGACaaaattcttaaagaaaataaagaaagatttagaAGCAAAACCAAAGTAAACAAAATAATGATTGGGAAGAATGAGGATGTACACAAGGAGACACAGGAAATTTTGAGGGAAATACTTAAAAAGTATGAGTATGATGTAGTTCCTGAGAAATCTCAAGAAATTGTTCAAAAGTCTATTCCGAAAGTCCTTGAAATGCCACCCATAGGAGATGGGCCAAAAACTGCAAAACCAGATGAACAGACAAATGAACAAGTTACTGTTGCAGATGATATTGATGACAGTCAGAATATTGTAGACTCAGGTGAAGCAGCCCAAAATCCTTTAGTCATGACTGTTGAATTAGAGAAGAAAGTTGAGGAGGTTGGTAATGAGAAGGGAGAGGATACAAagatggaagagaaggagaaggatgaagacaaggatgaacaGGTTCTAATGACAAGAGACACTATGGAATCTGAAAAAGGGCAAGCAAATAATAAGCAACAAAAATCTCATCCAAGGAACTATAAATCTTAA